A part of Paenibacillus sp. IHBB 10380 genomic DNA contains:
- a CDS encoding fumarylacetoacetate hydrolase family protein, with protein sequence MKLVTFQTKTSQEPLFGLVINEKFVVSFAAIMKQQGTFVDSLESMDSYLHYLPVSYDAAKELMQYAVEQSHQFNENEICPIAAVKLLPPVPNSAALIDFGLTPRHLRNAGVNLLQREYTGPEREELKRKIAEKFQQDPNKVTFSYYKCNHNALIGDGDTIHWPSYSSYLDIEPELAFVTGKGNCIAGYVIFNDSTVRDVQWPDFQSLTGPTRCKDFDRSKGIGPFLVTPDEIDNPLALDVDVRIGERLHWKGSTSEYSAHPVKVMEEVLKVFTPLPGTIIGMGTIPDCCAIETEQWLLPSDRIQITFDKLGTLTQLVPDHVKITEPSRWEKRSDLP encoded by the coding sequence ATGAAGCTAGTAACCTTTCAAACCAAGACATCCCAGGAACCTTTGTTTGGGCTTGTAATTAACGAGAAATTTGTCGTGTCTTTTGCGGCAATCATGAAACAGCAGGGAACATTCGTTGACAGTCTTGAAAGTATGGACAGCTACCTTCATTATTTGCCGGTAAGTTATGATGCCGCTAAGGAATTGATGCAATATGCTGTTGAACAGTCGCATCAATTCAATGAAAATGAAATCTGCCCGATTGCAGCGGTAAAACTGCTGCCGCCGGTTCCGAATTCGGCTGCGCTTATCGATTTCGGGCTGACGCCAAGACATCTGAGAAATGCTGGCGTAAATCTGCTGCAAAGAGAATATACAGGGCCGGAAAGAGAAGAGCTTAAACGAAAAATTGCTGAAAAATTCCAGCAAGATCCAAATAAAGTAACTTTCAGTTATTACAAGTGTAACCATAATGCATTAATTGGCGATGGGGATACGATTCATTGGCCTTCGTACTCTTCCTACCTGGATATCGAGCCGGAGCTGGCCTTTGTTACAGGGAAGGGGAACTGCATTGCAGGTTATGTTATTTTTAACGACAGTACTGTCCGCGATGTGCAGTGGCCGGATTTCCAGTCGCTGACCGGACCGACGCGCTGCAAAGATTTTGATCGCAGCAAAGGAATAGGACCATTTCTGGTTACGCCGGATGAAATCGACAACCCGCTAGCACTGGATGTGGATGTACGCATCGGGGAGAGACTGCACTGGAAGGGAAGCACATCCGAGTACTCTGCACACCCTGTAAAAGTGATGGAGGAGGTTCTCAAAGTTTTCACGCCGCTCCCGGGCACGATTATAGGAATGGGGACGATACCGGATTGCTGCGCAATCGAGACCGAACAATGGCTGTTGCCCTCTGACCGAATCCAGATTACATTCGATAAATTAGGCACGCTTACGCAATTGGTGCCTGATCATGTCAAGATTACGGAACCAAGCCGCTGGGAAAAAAGAAGCGATTTACCTTAA
- a CDS encoding TetR/AcrR family transcriptional regulator, giving the protein MQTSDRIIEAATRLIKKKGYRGVSTKAIATEAKVNESTIFRQFGSKQGILEAIIERHSDIPQFEKLLKEEATDNPEVDLLNVSQQYRLFFHKNADIILIGIRDKGMLPELDRVLADPPVKLHSLLVEYFERLQKKKVIARQDERLAAMSFLSMCYGFQMSELIHRQYQSQLVTEEEFYKHSVSLFVKGILSQS; this is encoded by the coding sequence ATGCAAACTTCAGACAGAATCATTGAAGCCGCGACAAGGCTCATCAAAAAGAAGGGCTATCGGGGAGTAAGCACCAAAGCCATTGCAACAGAAGCTAAAGTCAATGAATCTACGATTTTCCGGCAATTTGGAAGCAAGCAAGGCATATTGGAAGCCATCATTGAAAGACATTCGGATATCCCGCAATTCGAGAAGCTGTTAAAAGAGGAAGCGACCGATAATCCGGAAGTCGATCTGCTGAATGTAAGCCAGCAGTACCGTTTGTTTTTCCATAAAAATGCGGACATCATTTTGATTGGTATCCGCGACAAAGGAATGCTTCCCGAATTGGACAGAGTGCTGGCCGATCCGCCGGTGAAGCTGCACTCCTTGCTGGTTGAATATTTTGAGCGCCTGCAGAAGAAAAAAGTTATAGCCAGACAGGATGAGCGTCTTGCCGCCATGTCTTTTCTCTCGATGTGCTACGGATTTCAGATGAGCGAGCTGATTCACCGGCAATATCAGTCCCAACTCGTCACCGAGGAAGAGTTCTACAAGCACAGTGTCTCATTATTTGTTAAAGGAATTTTGTCTCAGTCATAA
- a CDS encoding transposase: MQTGFEHKNAEMKRFHGMATAKYRGLFRMRIQTYLTAFVVNVKQMVKLVEQKQSALG; encoded by the coding sequence ATGCAGACCGGTTTTGAACATAAAAATGCAGAGATGAAGAGGTTCCACGGTATGGCAACAGCCAAGTACCGAGGTCTATTTCGTATGCGAATACAGACGTATCTCACAGCATTTGTTGTGAATGTGAAACAAATGGTAAAGCTAGTCGAGCAAAAGCAGTCCGCCCTCGGATGA
- a CDS encoding carboxymuconolactone decarboxylase family protein, with product MTTERYQRGWNKLMEVGGGGGAAERVIESLKDIAPDVANYIIEFAFGDIYSREGLNPKQRQLLTIASLTTQGGVDSELYAHLHGALNVGLSTNEVVEAITHCISYAGFPRVLNAISVAKRVFEERNVKVETSQEQE from the coding sequence ATGACGACAGAACGCTATCAACGAGGATGGAACAAACTAATGGAAGTAGGCGGGGGCGGAGGAGCAGCAGAACGTGTAATCGAATCACTGAAAGATATTGCTCCTGACGTTGCTAACTACATAATCGAGTTTGCATTTGGCGATATTTATTCCAGAGAAGGACTGAACCCAAAACAGCGGCAACTGTTGACGATTGCTTCCCTGACAACCCAAGGTGGAGTCGACTCAGAACTTTATGCCCATCTTCACGGGGCTCTTAATGTTGGTCTCTCTACGAACGAAGTCGTTGAAGCGATTACCCATTGCATATCCTATGCAGGTTTCCCACGCGTACTCAACGCTATTTCTGTAGCAAAGCGTGTGTTTGAGGAAAGAAATGTAAAAGTAGAGACATCACAAGAGCAGGAATGA
- a CDS encoding IS3 family transposase yields MRSSERIPGDGELLRKKVGTDQATKYTLTLVRQVDLYHAIQELNKEKGYAITKLCALAGVARSAYYKWLNWTPSARELEIHALAKEVKLRYDKRKGILGYRQMRTQLNRKLKKTYNKKRYYRIMRALGLKAVIRRERPSYVKASEIHVVENVMKRNFDANSPNSKWCTDVTELKYGNGRKAYLSAIIDVYDNAIVSWVLSHSNNNKLVMDTLKKAYKKNPSVTPLLQSDRGFQYTSHEYNRLHVKYGYMKSMSRVSRCLDNQPIERFWGTYKSESYYLTKFHTYEDVFKDVSEYIRYYNNYRYTECLGGLSPNEYRRTV; encoded by the coding sequence ATTAGAAGCTCGGAACGAATACCTGGAGATGGAGAACTCCTTCGCAAAAAAGTTGGCACAGATCAAGCAACGAAATACACGCTAACCCTCGTTCGACAAGTAGACTTGTATCATGCGATTCAAGAACTGAACAAAGAAAAAGGTTACGCAATTACGAAGTTGTGTGCGTTAGCAGGGGTTGCTCGATCTGCCTATTACAAGTGGTTAAACTGGACGCCATCTGCCAGGGAACTTGAAATTCATGCGCTAGCTAAAGAAGTGAAGCTTCGTTATGACAAGCGAAAAGGGATACTTGGGTATCGTCAAATGCGTACTCAGCTAAACCGAAAACTCAAAAAGACTTACAACAAAAAACGCTATTATCGAATCATGCGTGCTCTTGGACTCAAAGCAGTCATCCGTAGGGAACGGCCGAGCTACGTGAAAGCCTCTGAAATCCATGTCGTTGAAAATGTAATGAAACGTAACTTTGATGCCAATTCTCCTAATTCAAAGTGGTGTACGGATGTCACCGAGTTGAAGTATGGGAATGGTCGCAAGGCCTATTTAAGCGCTATTATCGATGTATACGATAACGCCATTGTTTCATGGGTATTAAGCCATTCCAACAACAATAAACTCGTGATGGATACGCTGAAGAAGGCTTACAAGAAGAATCCCAGTGTAACCCCACTCCTCCAAAGCGACAGAGGCTTCCAGTACACATCTCATGAGTATAATCGACTCCACGTAAAATATGGATATATGAAAAGCATGTCTCGTGTGAGCCGATGCTTGGACAACCAACCTATTGAACGATTTTGGGGTACTTACAAATCAGAAAGCTATTATCTTACAAAGTTTCACACCTATGAAGACGTCTTTAAAGACGTTAGCGAATATATTCGCTATTACAACAACTACCGCTATACAGAGTGTTTGGGTGGTTTGTCACCTAATGAATACCGCCGAACTGTATAA
- a CDS encoding helix-turn-helix domain-containing protein encodes MSKRSPTSLEVKLHAVQRCLGHKSNPNYEAKQLGVSKGTVTDWIRKYKADGLEGLKESKTWKTYSKKAKLAAIKELLSGHYSLSAVTKKYHISSTSVLRNWISKYTSEIELKPTRKGKGLSHMNNGRKTSFEERIEIAQYTIANDLDYQKAIAKYDVSYQQVYAWVRKYQGGSEDALKDNRGRKKPVEELDEHERLKLRIKQLEARNEYLEMENSFAKKLAQIKQRNTR; translated from the coding sequence ATGTCTAAAAGAAGTCCTACTTCTTTAGAAGTAAAATTACACGCCGTTCAGCGGTGTCTTGGGCATAAGTCAAATCCAAACTATGAAGCAAAACAGCTCGGGGTAAGTAAGGGAACCGTCACGGATTGGATAAGAAAATATAAGGCAGATGGTTTGGAAGGGCTAAAGGAATCAAAGACATGGAAAACATACTCAAAGAAAGCGAAGCTTGCTGCTATTAAAGAGTTATTGTCTGGTCATTACTCCTTATCAGCGGTAACAAAAAAGTACCATATTTCAAGTACAAGTGTCCTGAGGAATTGGATTTCCAAGTATACTAGTGAGATAGAATTGAAACCTACTCGTAAAGGAAAGGGACTATCTCATATGAATAATGGACGTAAAACATCTTTTGAAGAACGCATTGAAATTGCACAATATACCATCGCTAATGATTTGGATTATCAGAAAGCGATCGCAAAGTACGATGTATCCTATCAGCAAGTGTACGCATGGGTTCGGAAATATCAAGGAGGCAGTGAGGATGCTCTCAAGGACAATCGCGGTCGCAAAAAGCCTGTAGAGGAACTAGATGAGCATGAACGTCTTAAGCTACGGATCAAGCAATTAGAAGCTCGGAACGAATACCTGGAGATGGAGAACTCCTTCGCAAAAAAGTTGGCACAGATCAAGCAACGAAATACACGCTAA
- the hflK gene encoding FtsH protease activity modulator HflK: MDQGNNQNVNQSTTGRKMPELKPGTYKKIMIGFAAAIIIIFVGSSSFYTVQEQERAAVLTFGKYSNETSAGLHFKWPYPIQQVITVPAELTQRIHIGYRDEGDKSVLVEEEAMMITGDENIVSADAVVQWKISNIRDYLYNIDDPEQFLRNATSSSIRAVIGSEKLDYAITDGKTVIQDKVRVKLLELQTKYNTGIQIIDIKFQDIEPPGGQVTEAFREVTNAREEKNTKINNAAKYENDLIPKARGEAQALIENAEGEKKSRILNAQGDVAQFNAIFKEYKKNPNVTESRLILETLEKILPNAQIFITNSNSDTVNYLPLNELLRSGSNKTTTTPTNPPATTAPQGGDAQ, encoded by the coding sequence ATGGATCAAGGTAATAATCAGAATGTAAATCAAAGCACGACGGGTCGGAAAATGCCTGAGTTAAAGCCTGGAACATATAAGAAAATAATGATTGGATTTGCAGCGGCAATCATTATTATCTTTGTGGGATCATCATCGTTCTATACGGTGCAAGAGCAAGAGCGTGCTGCCGTACTTACATTCGGTAAGTATTCGAATGAGACCTCGGCAGGACTGCACTTCAAATGGCCTTACCCGATTCAACAGGTTATAACGGTTCCAGCAGAGCTGACGCAACGGATTCACATCGGTTATCGCGATGAAGGTGATAAATCTGTTTTAGTTGAAGAAGAAGCGATGATGATAACGGGAGATGAGAATATCGTATCGGCGGACGCTGTCGTTCAGTGGAAAATAAGTAATATTCGCGATTATTTATACAATATTGATGATCCAGAGCAATTTTTGCGTAATGCGACAAGCTCCTCTATACGTGCGGTAATCGGTTCAGAGAAATTGGATTATGCGATTACAGATGGGAAGACCGTCATTCAAGATAAGGTTAGAGTGAAGCTGTTGGAGTTGCAGACCAAGTACAATACCGGGATCCAAATTATTGATATTAAATTCCAAGATATTGAACCGCCAGGTGGTCAGGTTACAGAAGCATTCCGTGAAGTAACGAATGCTCGAGAAGAGAAAAATACGAAAATTAATAATGCGGCGAAATATGAGAATGATCTCATTCCAAAGGCTCGAGGCGAGGCACAAGCCCTTATAGAGAACGCGGAGGGTGAGAAAAAGTCGCGGATATTGAATGCCCAAGGTGATGTGGCCCAATTTAATGCAATATTCAAAGAGTATAAGAAAAATCCAAACGTTACGGAGAGTCGCTTGATATTAGAAACATTAGAGAAAATACTGCCTAATGCTCAAATTTTTATAACGAATTCTAACAGTGATACCGTTAATTACTTGCCATTAAATGAGCTGTTGCGCAGCGGTTCTAATAAAACGACTACAACACCAACAAACCCACCTGCAACAACTGCTCCACAAGGAGGCGATGCACAATGA